The Syntrophorhabdales bacterium sequence CAACAGGATTCCGCTGTGGAGCACAGCGGTGGGGAGAGCCGTCCTGGCTCACCTTGATCAACAAAAACTGGGGGACGTCCTCAAAGAACTTAAAGCCTCCCCTGAGTTCAACGGTGATAGAGAAAGTCTGAAGAAGATAATTGATAGTGTGAGGAGGGATGGTTTCGCCACAAGCGATCAGGAACATCAGCGGGGGATTATCGCCATAGCAGTGCCGGTTTTCTCTTCCACGGGAGTGGTTTGTGCGGTGAACCTCGTTGGCGAACCCGAGGATGTTTCTATGGAAAACCTGAAAAGAGAGTACGCGCCCAAGTTGATGAAAGTGGGGAAGGAGTTGTCGCTCGCGTTGGGGTACCGCGAAGAGAGTGACTATTCCGCCAAAATATCGTGAGCAGCAGAAGGACATTTACGACACACAGTGCGGACGTGGTCATTCTGGGAGGCGGTGGTGCTGCAGCGCTGGCAGCATTGGCGGCCCGGGAATCGGGTGCGACCGTCGCCTTGATTACCAAGGAGTCCTCTTTAGTCGGTGGCGCAACCATTATGTCGGCAGGTGGAACGAGCGCTCCCTACACTGAGAAGGATAGTCCTGATACATTTCTCGCAGATATCCTGAAGACAGGCGGGGGTCTGAACAATCCACGGCTCGTGCGAATAGTCGCTGATGGAGGTGTGCCCGCAGTACTGAATCTAGAGAAGTACGGGTATCTTCTGGATCGAAAAGATGCGAACACCCTGCGCACGATCAAGCAGGGGGAGGGTCACGCATATCCGCGAGGAATGCTCGACAGGCGTGAAGCACTCGGCTTCTGCCACGCGCTGGGAAGAGCGCTCATGAGAAATGATATCCGGCTCTTCACCGAAATGATTGTTGCAAGGCTGCTGGTTAAAGATGGCCGGGTTGTCGGAGCGCTCGCATTCAGCCTTGTCACCGGCGACTACGTCGCATTCAGCGCAAAATCGGTGATCCTCGCCACAGGGGGTTTAGGTGCTCTCTATAAGCTCACTACTAACTCTGCAATATTGACAGGCGACGGTTACGCAATGGCATTTGATGTGGGGGCTGAGCTTATCGATATGGAGATGGTGCAGTTTTTTCCGATCAATTTTCCCTACCCGCCCACAAGAAAAGGGAAGATGCTCGCCGTGTGCTCGCACTTCGGTTCCGGGGTCAAACTCTACAATGGGCTGGGCGAGAGATACATGGCGAACTACGATCCGGAGAGGCTGGAGTTTACAACGAGGGATATAGCTGCTCGCGCAAATTTCATGGAAATTAAGCAGGGTCGGGGCACAAAGAATGGTGCAATCATCGTCGATCCTCGAGATCATGACCCGAATATTTTGCAGAGATTTAAAACGTCCGTTCCGCACATTTACGCGATGTTTAGAGAAGTATACGGGGAGAAAGTGGCCGAATGGCAGGAACCGTTCGAGGCGATTCCGAGCCAGCATTTTTTCATGGGCGGCGTCAGGATAGACGAAGAGTGCAAGACAACTATTCCAGGCCTCTTTGCCGTCGGCGAAGTCTCGGGCGGCATGCACGGTGCGAACCGCCTCAGCGGTACTGCCTTAACGGAAATATTTGTCTTTGGTCCGCTTGTCGGAAAAATAGCGGCTCTCGACGCCAGAGGCGGAGACCTGATACCGTTTGATCGCCCGGATGTTGAGCGGGAGATCGACCGATTGGAAGAAGGGGTTGCTCACGGCAGAGGCAGTGCCAGGCCGTTTGAATTGAAGGATGCAATTCAGTCACTGGTCTGGGATAAGCTCGGTCCGGTACGGGAAGAGGCGGAGATGAAAGAGGCTGTTGCTCAGCTGGAGAGCATCCGGAGAACTGCATCCGAACAGATGGCGGTCAGAGATCAAAGCCGCACGTATAACCGGGACAGAATGGAGGCCATCGAAGTTCCTTTCATGATAGCGACCGCGCTTCTTATGGTGCGCTCCGCACTGCTGCGCGAGGAGAGTCGCGGAGGGCATTATCGTTCGGATTTTCCGCTGCAGGATGACAATAAGTGGTTGAGAAATGTGGTGGTCATGAAGGGCAGAAGCGGCGATGCAGTTGTTGAAGCCAGAGAAAGAGTAAGATAGCGCGGGAGGAAGGAAAACTGACGGGATGAACGTGAAGTGCGATATATACCGGTTCGATCCTGAATCCGGTGCAAAGGAAAGATACGAGACCTACTTACTCGAAGCGGAACCCCTGGAGACAGTGCTGGATATACTGATACGGATATATCGCAATTCTCAGCCGTCTTTGAGTTTCAGGTTCGCGTGCGGAGTCGTAAAGTGCGGTGAATGCGCAGTCACCGTCAATGGGATACCCTGCCTTGCGTGTGATAAGAAGATAGAACCGGAAATGAAGATCGACCCCTTGCCGCAGCTTCCTGTGATCAAAGACCTTGTCATTGACCGGCGAAAGGCATTCGAGCAGATATTCAAGATTCTGCCGGAACTTGCGCGAAAGTTGGATACAAGCCGGCGATGGCAATCGGTCACGCCTGAGACTGCTGATCGCTATGTCCAGCTTACACGCTGCTTCGAATGTCTGATGTGCCAGTCTGCGTGCCCTGTATTCGGCATGATGCCGGAGAAATTTGCAGGACCTTTGGGGATGCTCTGGCTTGCACAGATGTCGCTCGATCCCAAGAGCCAGGCTGCCGTGGAGCCCTACGCCGGGCCCGCTCTGGAAATGTGCACGAGGTGCGGCGCCTGTTCCGATGTGTGCCCGTGCTCGGAAAAGATACTGGATCTGGCAATTGAGACGTTGGAGAAACGATAAGAACAAAATTTTATCGCAGATGAACGCGGATAACAGCAATGAGAGACGTTCGCCGATGAATATACCTGTGCCCAGCATTGTGATAAAGCGTCAATGCTGTTCACATCCCATCGCTTCGCCACTACCCCAGAAAGGAGATAAGAGATGAAAATCAGTCGAGTCGAGATAATCCCGGTAGACATTCCTTACAAGATACCCTTCCGCGTTTCCTACGGAGCGGTAACATCAGGCAGTCAGATCATCTTCAGGATAATGACAGACGAGGGAATCGACGGTGTCGGGAGCGCCATCGGCATGGGTAAGATCGGCCTGACTCGCGAAAGCGCGATGGCACAGATGAAAAGCATCGCCTCAGGTTTTCTACTGGGGCAAGATCCGCTCAACACAGAAGCCATCCTCAGCCGACTGGACGTTTTGCTCCCCGGCGGCTGGAGAGTAAAGGCGCACATAGATTATGCGCTCTACGATCTCAAGGGCAAGATATTGAACGTTCCCGTTTACCAATTGCTCGGCGGCCTCAGCCGCGAGAAGATACCTCTCGAGATAATTCTGATGATGGACGAACCCGAGGTCCAGGCCAGGATGGCGACCGAGTTTCTCGCTGCCGGATTTCACAGCATCAAAATGCACGTGGGCGGCGACCTGAAACTCGCAGTGAAGAGATTCAAGGCTGTTCGCGAGGCTGTCGGGCCCGACGTCCAGATTGCAGTGGATATGGCCAGCCTGAGAGGAACCGTGTGCCACTATAATGCCCACGACGCCCTGCGTGTGATTGAGGCTCTGGACGAGTACGATCTTCACTACGCGGAGCAGCCGGTGACAACGCCAGACATAGCCGGCTTCAAGTACATAAAGAGCCACACGAAAGTTCCCCTTGCGGCTGATGCGAGTGCGGAGTCCGTCGGCGATGCCTATGACATGATTAAAGAGGATGGAGCCGATATCTTCCATACACTCATGGGAAGGATTGGAGGCATCAGGAAATCCGTTATCTACACGAACCTCGTCGATGCTGCGGCCCTTGATTATGCAGTCTGCGTCTTGGGTAACGGCATTGAGCATGCAGCAGGTGCTCACTTTGCTGTATCGCGCGTGAAGAGAGAGAAAATCCTGGATGAGCTCAGTCTGATCTTTTATCTTTACGGAGGGACTGAAACAAAGGATATCACCACAGACGTCACCAAAGAAATAAGCGGCAAGGTCGAGAAGGGCTATTTGTATCCGCCGAAAGGGCCGGGCTTGGGCGTTGAACTCAACCATGAGATGCTCAAGCGGTACGCACCGTCTGACGTGCACACGATCGTGGTGGAGTAGATCGGTCAGGAGTAAGCAGTCAGCAGTGTGAAGATAAAATCGTGTGAATGGAAACATAATTGCGTGAAGTGAGGGAGAAATGACACTTGACCTGACAGAACGAGACAGGCGGTACGCGCTTGTCAGAGAAAAGATGGCGGCCGAGGGATTGGACGCCCTCGTCGTGATCTGCGATTCTCAGATCAATCAGAAAGGGTTTGTAAAGTACTTCACCAACTACAGGAGCATTCTCTATAACCTTGTAGTGATTTTCCCGATCAAGGGTGAGCCGAGGCTTTTGGTGCCGAGCCCGGTGCAGAAGTATTGGGCAGGTCTCCTTTCCTGGATCAGTCACATTGAAAATCAGGTGCCGGGGCTTAATGAGACGCTGGCCAGCCAGCTCAACGACATGGGTTTGTCAAAGGCACGCTTCGGGCTTATCAATGACCGGATCATGCCGGCCAACACCTATCTTTTCCTGACAAGGAATTTTCCCGAAGCTTCGTTTGTTGACGCAAGTTCGATTGTCGAAGAGCTGAGAATGATCAAGTCTGCAGGTGAACAGGAATTGGTTAAGAAGGCCGCGGCGCTTGCCGACCTTTCATTCGAGGTCATGGCGCGAATCCTTAAAACCGGGATGACCGAGAGGCAGGTTGTGGCGGAGATCGATCGTGAGCTCGCGATCGGTGGCGCTGAAGATATTTTCCATCTATTCTCCTCGAAACCGGGAAACCTCTTCCCTTACGCGCCATCTGAACGGCCAATCGAGAAAGGGGACGTGATCATTCTCAATACCGAGCTTTCCGGCCCGGGTGGGTACTGGGTGCAAATGGTCAGGATGTCTTTTGTCGGAGGCAAGCCCGGCG is a genomic window containing:
- a CDS encoding FAD-binding protein — translated: MSSRRTFTTHSADVVILGGGGAAALAALAARESGATVALITKESSLVGGATIMSAGGTSAPYTEKDSPDTFLADILKTGGGLNNPRLVRIVADGGVPAVLNLEKYGYLLDRKDANTLRTIKQGEGHAYPRGMLDRREALGFCHALGRALMRNDIRLFTEMIVARLLVKDGRVVGALAFSLVTGDYVAFSAKSVILATGGLGALYKLTTNSAILTGDGYAMAFDVGAELIDMEMVQFFPINFPYPPTRKGKMLAVCSHFGSGVKLYNGLGERYMANYDPERLEFTTRDIAARANFMEIKQGRGTKNGAIIVDPRDHDPNILQRFKTSVPHIYAMFREVYGEKVAEWQEPFEAIPSQHFFMGGVRIDEECKTTIPGLFAVGEVSGGMHGANRLSGTALTEIFVFGPLVGKIAALDARGGDLIPFDRPDVEREIDRLEEGVAHGRGSARPFELKDAIQSLVWDKLGPVREEAEMKEAVAQLESIRRTASEQMAVRDQSRTYNRDRMEAIEVPFMIATALLMVRSALLREESRGGHYRSDFPLQDDNKWLRNVVVMKGRSGDAVVEARERVR
- a CDS encoding 2Fe-2S iron-sulfur cluster-binding protein, giving the protein MNVKCDIYRFDPESGAKERYETYLLEAEPLETVLDILIRIYRNSQPSLSFRFACGVVKCGECAVTVNGIPCLACDKKIEPEMKIDPLPQLPVIKDLVIDRRKAFEQIFKILPELARKLDTSRRWQSVTPETADRYVQLTRCFECLMCQSACPVFGMMPEKFAGPLGMLWLAQMSLDPKSQAAVEPYAGPALEMCTRCGACSDVCPCSEKILDLAIETLEKR
- a CDS encoding mandelate racemase/muconate lactonizing enzyme family protein encodes the protein MKISRVEIIPVDIPYKIPFRVSYGAVTSGSQIIFRIMTDEGIDGVGSAIGMGKIGLTRESAMAQMKSIASGFLLGQDPLNTEAILSRLDVLLPGGWRVKAHIDYALYDLKGKILNVPVYQLLGGLSREKIPLEIILMMDEPEVQARMATEFLAAGFHSIKMHVGGDLKLAVKRFKAVREAVGPDVQIAVDMASLRGTVCHYNAHDALRVIEALDEYDLHYAEQPVTTPDIAGFKYIKSHTKVPLAADASAESVGDAYDMIKEDGADIFHTLMGRIGGIRKSVIYTNLVDAAALDYAVCVLGNGIEHAAGAHFAVSRVKREKILDELSLIFYLYGGTETKDITTDVTKEISGKVEKGYLYPPKGPGLGVELNHEMLKRYAPSDVHTIVVE
- a CDS encoding Xaa-Pro peptidase family protein — encoded protein: MTLDLTERDRRYALVREKMAAEGLDALVVICDSQINQKGFVKYFTNYRSILYNLVVIFPIKGEPRLLVPSPVQKYWAGLLSWISHIENQVPGLNETLASQLNDMGLSKARFGLINDRIMPANTYLFLTRNFPEASFVDASSIVEELRMIKSAGEQELVKKAAALADLSFEVMARILKTGMTERQVVAEIDRELAIGGAEDIFHLFSSKPGNLFPYAPSERPIEKGDVIILNTELSGPGGYWVQMVRMSFVGGKPGDEVERMYDILIRIAAETPSQLRPGRKVSDVATWVRNEIINAGYDQGVHFGHCLGLDVVERPMVHVADETVLQPGMVITVHPQLVSKNKTATVWLADTFLVTERDAQVLTSVHPLKVQTVG